CCGCGAAGCCGAGCACGGGGGTGCCGCCCACCGCGGCGAGCGGCAGGAAGACACCGTCCGCCTGGCCGAAGGCGATCTTGCCCCACGGAAAGCCGCCGAAGGGCACGCGCGCGCGGGCCGCCTCGCCCGCCGTCCACAGGGCGGCGGCCCACACCGGCCAGGCGGGCAGCCTGGAGACGGCGGCGATGCCGGCGCCGGCCAGGGCGACGAAGACCGCCTCGGCGGCGACCAGGGCCAGCCAGGGCAGGGGGCCGACCTCCACGCTGGTCCACACCAGCAGCGGCAGCAGGAAGCCCAGCCCGAAGAGGTAGCCGAGGCCGAGCGCGGCCTTCCAGCCCCGGCCGCGCAGCACCCAGGCGAAACCGGCGAACGCGGGCAGGGCCAGCCACCACAGGGTCCGCGGCGGGAAGCTGACGTAGAGCAGCACTCCGCAGAGCACGGAGGCGGCGGCCGGGACCAGGCGCAGCAATCGGCCACGGCGCGCGGCGGACGCCGGGCGCGGCTCCAGCTGGTCCGGCTGGTCCGGCTGGTCCACGGAGGTTGCGGTGACGGTCACCCGGGTGAGTGTACGGCGGTCGCCGCCACCGCCGACAGCGCGGTCCGGCGCCGGTTCACCGGAGATCGGCGCTGGTGACGGGGCGTTCGCGGGGGTCGGCGCCCGGCCGCCGGTCTCCGCGTGGGCGCGGCCGGGCGCACACCTGCCGGGCCGTGCCGGACGGGCGCCGGACCGGCGGAATCATGCCGTTCCTCCGCGTACCGTCCCCAAAGCGGTCCGCAGCCGTTACGGTGTGCCCAGCCTCGGCGGCCCGGCCGGACACCGGCCCGCGGCCGGGGCCTGCCAAGGCCGGGGGAGCGGGTACGAGGGGCGACGGGGTGGGGTCGACGGGGACGCGGTCCGCGACCGGTACGTGCGGCGCGGATGCCTGCGGCATGCGAAGAAACGTTTCCGACGGGACGGGCATGCTCCTGTTGGGGGCCTGTGCGGCGTGGTCGCTGATCAGCGCGGCGGCCCGGGGCGGGCGGCCGGAGGGCATGCTGCTCGCGGTGCTCGCCCTGGCCGCCGGGTATGCCGCGGGCCGGATCTCCGGCGCGGTGCTGCCGGTGGCCGCGCCGTGCGTCGGCGCGGCGGCGGGGCTGGGGCTGACGGTGGCACTGCCCGACCTCTCCCCCGGTCCCTGGTACGCCGGCCCGCTCGGGCCCGCCGGCGCTACGGCCGCGCTGCTGGCACTGGCCGCCGGGGCCGCGTGCTGTGCAGCCTGGGCCGCGCGCGTACCGGCGCTCCGGATCGGGCTCGCGGCGCTGGCCTGTGCCACCGTGCCGGCCGGGCTGGCGCTGGGGTCGGCGGCCGGGTGCGTGGCCGGCGGGGCCGTCCTGCTGTGCGCGCCGGCCGCGGGCTCGGCGCACGGCCGGGGCAGGTGGCTGGCGGGGCTGGCCGTGGCGGCGGGCCTGGTGACGGCGGCGCTCTGGGCGGTCGCGGCGGGCGCGCTGCCCGACGGGCTCGCCGGGGCGCTGGGCGGCTGGTTCCCCGCCCAGCGGGTGCCGCAGTGGCAGGACGCCCTGCGGCTGGCGGACGACCACCCCGGGCTGGGCGTCGGACCCGGCCGGTTCGGTGAGCTGGGCGACATCGGCGGGACGCTGCCGGCCGACGGCAGACCGCACTCGGCGCCGTTGCAGCAGGCGGCCGAACAGGGCCTGGTCGGGGTGTCGCTGCTGGCCGCCGTGTTCTGCTGGATGCTGTACGCGCTGTGGCGCAGCGCGCGCCCCACGCCGGTCGCCCTGACCGCGGGCGCGGCGCTGACCGCGCTGGCCGCCCTCGCCTCGGTGAGCAACGCGCTGAGCTTCACCCCGGTGACGGCGGGCGCCGGCCTCCTGGCGGGCTGGGCCACGGCCCGGCCGTGGTCGGCGCCTGGTCACACCGGGACCACCGGAAGCGGCTGAACTCTCGACCCCGTCGTCGGGGCTCCCGGCCGCCACGCGACGCCATGCGCGCTCCCCCGAGCTCTCCGGGCAAGGGTGCCGCCACTCGTCGCCGCACCGGGCCCAGACCCGAGTACGCCCAGTACGAGGGTCAGTACCGCACGCCCCCGGCCTCCTCCGGCCAAAGGGCCCCGAGAGCACGCACCGACGCCGCGCGGCCCGCCTCCGGGCGGACGGCGGGAGTCCTGACGACAGGACCTAACCGGCCGTTCCCGGCCTGATCGTGCCCAGACGGTCGCGGATGAGCCGGACCGCGGATTCCGCGTTGTCCACGGTGATCGTGAACGTGTGGCCGTCCCACAGGCGCAGCACGATGCCCTCGCCACGGCGGACGACGACGGCGGTGCCCTTCTCGGGGCGCCAGCGGTAGCCCCAGCCGCCCCACTGCCGGGGGGTGACATGGGCGGTGAAGTCGGCGCCGGCCACGTGGGAGAGCGGGATGCGGCGGCGCGGCAGCCCCATGTGTCCGCAGCGCACTTCCAGGCACTCGCGGTCGAGCTTGAGGTCGACGTGTACGAAGGCGAGCGTGCCGAAGAGCACGAGCAGGCCGGCGGCGATGCAGCCGACGACGGACATCACCAGCGCGGCGATGCCGGACGTCCAGGCCGAGTCCACGGCCAGCGCGATGCCGAGCGCCAGGCAGGCGGCGCCGACGAGCGCGAACAGCCACTGCACCCGGTTGGTGGCGCGTCCCTTCCAGACCGGGGGAAGCTTTCCGTCGGCGTCGGGGTGGTCCCTCATGTCTACGAGGTTACCCGGATTTCGCCGCCCGGAGAGGGCGTAGCGCGCGGCGGGCGGCCGGCCGGTGCCCGGACGTGCCGGTCACCGGTGCCCGGACGTGCCGGTCAGCGGACCGGACTGACGGCGCGCAGGAAGCGGCCTTCGTCGTAGGACAGTGCCGTGTCCGGAAGGGACGCCTCCCGGCCGCTCAGCAGCACGGTGAGGGTGGCCTCGGCGGCGGCCCGCGGCGCCGGTTCCACTCCGATCCGGCGCAGCGCCTGGGCGGCCACCGCCCCGGCGGTGCCGTGCAGCACCAGCGGCGGGCGGCCGGGCCGCTGGACGGCCGCGCGGATCCGCTCCGCGACCAGCTCGTAGTTGGTGCAGCCCAGGACGAGCGTGGTCACGTCGTCCGGAGTGCGGGCGGCGGCCGAGGCGATCGCGGCGTCGATCGCCTCGTCGTCGGCGTGGTGCACGGCGTCGGCGAGGCCGGGGCACGCCACCTCGGTGACGGCCACGCCGTCGGCGAACCGCTCGATCAGGCCGCGCTGGTAGGCGCTGCCCGTGGTGGCCGGGGTCGCCCAGATCGCGACGGGCCCGCCGCCCGCGGCGGCCGGCTTGATCGCCGGTACGGTGCCGATGATCGGCAGCCGCGGCTCGAAGCGCGCCCGCATCGCCGGCAGGGAGTGCACGGAGGCGGTGTTGCACGCGACGATCAGGACGTCGGGCTCGTGCGCGGCGGCGGCCTCGGCCACGGCGATGGCCCGCTCGGTGATGTCTTCGGGGGTGCGCGGTCCCCAGGGCATGCCGTCCGGGTCCCAGGACAGCACCAGATCCGCGTCGGGCCGCAGCCGGCGTACCGCGGCGGCGGCGGGGAGCAGGCCGATTCCGGAGTCCATGAGCGCGATCTTCACCCGGCCACGATAGACGATGCCCCCTCACGGTCCCCGCCGGGTGGGGCAGACTGCCGCCGTGGACGCGTACTTGTGGATCACCGTCGTATCACTGGCCGCCTGGGCCTGGCTGCTGCTCGGCCAGGGCTTCTTCTGGCGCACGGACGTCCGGCTGCCGCCGCGCCGGGAACCGGACGCGTGGCCGTCGGTCTGCGTGGTCGTACCGGCCCGGGACGAGGCCGCCGTGCTGCCGGACAGCCTGCCATCACTGCTGGCGCAGGACTATCCGGGGCGGGCCGAGGTCTTCCTGGTGGACGACGGCAGCACGGACGGCACCGGGGAGCTGGCCCGCGAGCTGTCCCGGCGGCTCGGCGGGCTGCCGCTGACGGTGGACTCGCCCGGTGAACCGCCGGCGGGCTGGACGGGCAAGCTGTGGGCGGTGCGGTACGGCATCGGGCTGGCACGCGCGCGTGACCCCGAGTATCTGCTGCTGACGGACGCGGACATCGCGCACGCGCCGGACAGCCTGCGCGAGCTGGTGGCGGCGGCCGAGGCGGGCGGCTTCGACGTCGTGTCGCAGATGGCGCGGCTGCGGGTGGCGAGCCTGTGGGAGCGGCTGGTGGTGCCGGCCTTCGTGTACTTCTTCGCGCAGCTGTATCCCTTCCGGTGGATCGGCCGGACGGGTTCGCGTACGGCCGCGGCGGCGGGTGGCTGCGTGCTGCTGCGCGCGGGGACGGCGGAGAAGGCGCGCGTCCCGGACGCCATCCGGCACGCCGTGATCGACGACGTGGCGCTGGCGCGCGCGGTGAAGGGCGCGGGCGGCCGTGTCTGGCTGGGACTGGCCGACCGGGTGGACAGCGTGCGGCCCTATCCGAACCTGGGCGACCTGTGGCGGATGGTCTCGCGCAGCGCGTACGCCCAGCTGCGGCACAATCCCCTGCTGCTCGTCGGTACGGTCGCCGGGCTGGCGCTGGTGTACCTGGTGCCGCCGGCCTCCGTGGTCGTGGGCGCGGCCGGCGGC
This sequence is a window from Streptomyces rubradiris. Protein-coding genes within it:
- a CDS encoding O-antigen ligase family protein → MLLLGACAAWSLISAAARGGRPEGMLLAVLALAAGYAAGRISGAVLPVAAPCVGAAAGLGLTVALPDLSPGPWYAGPLGPAGATAALLALAAGAACCAAWAARVPALRIGLAALACATVPAGLALGSAAGCVAGGAVLLCAPAAGSAHGRGRWLAGLAVAAGLVTAALWAVAAGALPDGLAGALGGWFPAQRVPQWQDALRLADDHPGLGVGPGRFGELGDIGGTLPADGRPHSAPLQQAAEQGLVGVSLLAAVFCWMLYALWRSARPTPVALTAGAALTALAALASVSNALSFTPVTAGAGLLAGWATARPWSAPGHTGTTGSG
- a CDS encoding phage holin family protein, translated to MRDHPDADGKLPPVWKGRATNRVQWLFALVGAACLALGIALAVDSAWTSGIAALVMSVVGCIAAGLLVLFGTLAFVHVDLKLDRECLEVRCGHMGLPRRRIPLSHVAGADFTAHVTPRQWGGWGYRWRPEKGTAVVVRRGEGIVLRLWDGHTFTITVDNAESAVRLIRDRLGTIRPGTAG
- a CDS encoding glutamate racemase is translated as MKIALMDSGIGLLPAAAAVRRLRPDADLVLSWDPDGMPWGPRTPEDITERAIAVAEAAAAHEPDVLIVACNTASVHSLPAMRARFEPRLPIIGTVPAIKPAAAGGGPVAIWATPATTGSAYQRGLIERFADGVAVTEVACPGLADAVHHADDEAIDAAIASAAARTPDDVTTLVLGCTNYELVAERIRAAVQRPGRPPLVLHGTAGAVAAQALRRIGVEPAPRAAAEATLTVLLSGREASLPDTALSYDEGRFLRAVSPVR
- a CDS encoding glycosyltransferase produces the protein MGQTAAVDAYLWITVVSLAAWAWLLLGQGFFWRTDVRLPPRREPDAWPSVCVVVPARDEAAVLPDSLPSLLAQDYPGRAEVFLVDDGSTDGTGELARELSRRLGGLPLTVDSPGEPPAGWTGKLWAVRYGIGLARARDPEYLLLTDADIAHAPDSLRELVAAAEAGGFDVVSQMARLRVASLWERLVVPAFVYFFAQLYPFRWIGRTGSRTAAAAGGCVLLRAGTAEKARVPDAIRHAVIDDVALARAVKGAGGRVWLGLADRVDSVRPYPNLGDLWRMVSRSAYAQLRHNPLLLVGTVAGLALVYLVPPASVVVGAAGGDAATALAGAAAWAVMAGTYLPMLRYYGQPLWLAPLLPFTAFLYLLMTVDSAVQHYRGRGAAWKGRTYSRPDAVPDEG